The genome window CAGTTGGAATTGATGGAGGGTTATAAAACATTGCGTTATCTCAGTCacaaaaatcaaataattatagaaaaattatagattttttattattattattattattattattaaaattctaATGGTGTAGAAATCACTTacaccttgtttttttttgttaattaaatgtTATGCTTTTGCTCTCTTAGAAATGCTGCGTTTACCCAGTGTAATGAAACAGATGAGGCCAGTGTGCAGGGCGCTGGCCCCACACCTGACTCGTGCGTATGCCAAGGACGTCAAGTTTGGCGCAGATGCCCGGGCCCTCATGCTTCAGGGTGTTGACCTTTTAGCTGATGCTGTGGCTGTCACCATGGGACCAAAGGTATGCTAAGTTCGATAAGTTTCTAGATGAACAACAGACATGTTACTGCTTCTAAAGTCAAGTTTGTAATCAGTAATAGAAGAAACACAACTAAACTAGCCTCTTTCCCCCAGGGTCGCACTGTTATTATTGAGCAGAGCTGGGGAAGCCCCAAAGTCACCAAAGATGGTGTCACCGTTGCCAAAAGTATCGAACTGAAAGATAGGTATAAGAACATCGGGGCCAGGCTGGTACAGGATGTGGCCAACAACACTAACGAGGAGGCTGGAGACGGCACTACAACCGCCACAGTACTGGCCCGTGCTGTTGCCAAGGAGGGTTTTGACACCATCAGCAAAGGTGCCAACCCTGTGGAGATCCGTAGAGGAGTAATGATGGCGGTGGAAGAAATCATCAATGAACTCAAGAAACTCTCCAAGCCAGTCACAACACCAGAGGAAATTGCTCAGGTAAAAAGTGGTCTTAAATTCAACATGAAATAGAAGTTGCAATattcttttctttcctattgtgatgtatatgtCTGAGAGAAACGACTTCTCAAACAAGATTTCCATCAATCTTTCTTTGATACAGGTGGCCACTATTTCTGCCAATGGAGACACTGAAGTTGGTAACATCATCTCCAATGCCATGAAGAAAGTTGGACGCAAGGGTGTTATTACAGTGAAGGTAGGCTGCTTCAGTGAAAGTAGTATTTAGTACAGATGAAATGATGGTTTGGTCCTTAAAATATCTCAGACTCAAACTGCTATTCTTGTTTAAAGGATGGTAAAACCCtacatgatgagcttgagatcATTGAGGGCATGAAGTTTGACCGTGGCTACATTTCTCCTTACTTCATCAACACCACTAAAGGTGTGTATTTCATATTAGAATGTCATGtgtttgtattaatattaaggCTGGAATGACAACAGTGTTTATGCTCTGCTTGCAGGCCAGAAGTGTGAGTTCCAGGATGCTTACGTGCTTCTGAGTGAGAAGAAGATCTCCAGCGTACAGAGCATCGTACCAGCTCTGGAAATTGCCAACCAGCATCGCAAGCCTCTGGTCATCGTGGCTGAAGATGTGGACGGAGAGGCACTCAGCACTTTGGTCCTCAACAGGTTTGTTTCTCAAACATGTTAGCCCAACAATAATGTCAAGTCCACAAGAAATGTGTGAAATGGATAAATACGAAAAAGAACAAGGTTTTATGAAAACTGAACTTCAAAAAGTCCATTTACTGACTGATTTTGATTGCCATCCCTCACAAAAAATACCacattaattgtattttttcataGAAATACTATAGTTATAGTGTTTAGTTTCTTAATTAATGATTATgctacggggctgttgaatgctctaatctgattggttgCTCAACGTTTTAAGGTGTGCAGTtgttttcagggaaacgcatgACTAAAGTAGTTCTAACAGGTCTTGACCGTGTTGCAGTTCCATATAACTtcaccaaatgttttcagttatctcaataggtccttacagcctacaactgcagaagaaacaaaacccacaccgaccaagcaaataaatatagtaaacaataggatgaaaacgttttattgtgtcctgaaagcgcattcgctctctctctcgctctctctctcgctctctctctcgctctctctctctaacgTACACACGCTGTATAGtacgcacacacactcgcacagaaatgttttgtcagtgctgctctgacgaattaatcagtaaaattgTTTAGCAGCTTAAAAGATACATGACTCATgagcgaggtaataactgtggttcttgaggtagataacTCCGCTTCGTGTCATGGCTGCATTACCACcttgggtgtgcattattttctaagaattcaacggccCATCGTCAGTTATTCCTTACTTATGGAATCTCCTTTAAACAGTTTTCAGAATCTTTgacattataattattattattaaaattatataaatttttatctatatatgtattttcatttatttattttatttttttaaatgacattggCTTCAAACATGACTTCCATGACTGATTTTGATTGTCATCCCTCACAAAAGttgttgttgaataaataaatatgaaataaatattccaAATGTCTTTGGAATTAGTAAAATACTATTACTAAAATTTctaaaatgtatacatgtttAATGACTAATGagagatttttatatatatatatatatatatatatatatatatatatatatatatatatatatatatatattattactacagtaaatattatattatttcattggaagcaaccttttttttttttttttttttaaaggtatgGTCATTTGATGTTTAAGAATAGCCTGATATTTAAAGGTTCTGGTTTAAAGGTCAATGCTAAATcttaccaacaggttgaaggttgGACTTCAGGTTGTGGCAGTCAAGGCTCCAGGATTTGGGGACAACCGAAAGAACCAGCTGCAGGATATGGCAGTTTCCACTGGAGGCACGGTATGTACCTAAGATCTTGTCTTCatctctatttatttatttatttatttatttaactcattttaaatgtctcacttATGTGATGCATCAACATATTGTATTGTGACGTGTAATATATCATGAGGTAGTTGCCATTGCCCAGTCTTTTAACACACCTGAACTGTTCTCAGGTGTTTGGTGACGAGGCTATGGGACTGGCCATTGAGGATATCCAggcacatgactttggcagggTCGGCGAGGTCATTGTGACAAAGGATGACACAATGCTCCTCAAAGGCCGTGGTGATCCATCAGCCATTGAGAAGCGTGTGAATGAGATTGCTGAACAGCTGGAGAGCACAAACAGTGACTACGAGAAGGAGAAACTCAACGAGCGTCTGGCCAAGCTCTCTGATGGAGTGGCTGTGATTAAGGTATGAAAGCAGGAAGCATGTAGCTTAGTGTGATGTGTTTATTTTCCATATATCTGTTAACAAAAACCACCATTTGTTAGGTTGGTGGAACAAGTGACGTTGAAGTGAATGAGAAGAAAGACCGTGTTACTGATGCGCTGAATGCCACTCGAGCTGCTGTGGAGGAGGGAATCGTTCCTGGAGGAGGATGCGCCCTGCTCCGCTGCATCCCAGCCCTGGAGAACATCAAAGCAGCCAATTCTGATCAGAAGATTGGTAAGGACTGGAGTGTAGATCTCATCCTCTAGACCCTATAAGAAATAACTGTTAATTTCttaaaactgactttttttaaaaaaaaatttttatccTTGCTCTTCAAGGTATTGACATTATTCGCAGAGCTCTTCGCATTCCTGCAATGACCATTGCCAAGAATGCAGGAGTTGAAGGCTCTCTGGTGGTG of Ctenopharyngodon idella isolate HZGC_01 chromosome 9, HZGC01, whole genome shotgun sequence contains these proteins:
- the hspd1 gene encoding 60 kDa heat shock protein, mitochondrial, giving the protein MLRLPSVMKQMRPVCRALAPHLTRAYAKDVKFGADARALMLQGVDLLADAVAVTMGPKGRTVIIEQSWGSPKVTKDGVTVAKSIELKDRYKNIGARLVQDVANNTNEEAGDGTTTATVLARAVAKEGFDTISKGANPVEIRRGVMMAVEEIINELKKLSKPVTTPEEIAQVATISANGDTEVGNIISNAMKKVGRKGVITVKDGKTLHDELEIIEGMKFDRGYISPYFINTTKGQKCEFQDAYVLLSEKKISSVQSIVPALEIANQHRKPLVIVAEDVDGEALSTLVLNRLKVGLQVVAVKAPGFGDNRKNQLQDMAVSTGGTVFGDEAMGLAIEDIQAHDFGRVGEVIVTKDDTMLLKGRGDPSAIEKRVNEIAEQLESTNSDYEKEKLNERLAKLSDGVAVIKVGGTSDVEVNEKKDRVTDALNATRAAVEEGIVPGGGCALLRCIPALENIKAANSDQKIGIDIIRRALRIPAMTIAKNAGVEGSLVVEKILQSAPEIGYDAMLGEYVNMVEKGIIDPTKVVRTALLDAAGVASLLSTAEAVVTELPKEEKDMPAGGMGGMGGMGGMGGMGF